From Primulina huaijiensis isolate GDHJ02 chromosome 15, ASM1229523v2, whole genome shotgun sequence, one genomic window encodes:
- the LOC140960138 gene encoding uncharacterized protein: MRRYDMRDTIDPISLADIDDSNEWLMGELNNNSGDENDLVFDDDSLTWGKVGRASGVDEDAYNFRFRSTSSTKEAVASTSTLNTYKRRSTINRYNNEEDEEIDFGENDEESEGYKSGASASGDDDYSWGG; this comes from the coding sequence ATGCGCCGATATGATATGCGTGATACAATTGATCCTATTTCTTTGGCTGATATCGATGATAGTAATGAATGGTTGATGGgagaattaaataataatagtgGTGATGAAAATGATCTTGTATTTGATGATGATAGTTTGACTTGGGGTAAAGTTGGACGAGCATCTGGGGTTGATGAAGATGCCTATAATTTTAGATTTCGAAGCACATCCTCTACAAAAGAAGCAGTGGCTAGTACGAGTACATTAAATACGTATAAAAGAAGATCTACTATCAATCGTTATAACAATGAAGAGGATGAAGAAATTGATTTTGGCGAAAACGATGAGGAATCAGAAGGATACAAATCTGGAGCTTCAGCTTCTGGAGATGATGATTACAGTTggggaggatga